A single genomic interval of Robbsia betulipollinis harbors:
- a CDS encoding helix-turn-helix domain-containing protein: protein MSPTTSGDFFKRVTDSTKGGTRMSREPEPIEGCITLREATHYLGYKNVSTTWRRIEAGQLNAKLVKQCFYVTIAELDRFINERSNTSTVGLIEAARIVGVAHTTVVRRATQGKIPATKNEQGFWVFKRSDLKPMSAKKSKRGKV, encoded by the coding sequence ATGAGTCCAACAACAAGCGGTGACTTCTTCAAACGGGTCACCGATTCCACCAAGGGGGGAACAAGGATGTCGCGCGAACCAGAACCGATCGAAGGGTGCATAACGTTGCGGGAAGCGACGCACTACCTGGGGTATAAGAACGTCTCCACCACATGGAGACGGATCGAGGCTGGCCAGCTCAACGCGAAGTTGGTCAAGCAATGCTTCTACGTCACCATCGCGGAGCTTGACCGGTTTATCAACGAACGGTCTAACACGTCCACCGTGGGTCTTATCGAGGCAGCGCGTATCGTGGGCGTTGCTCACACCACGGTCGTACGGCGGGCAACGCAGGGGAAAATCCCTGCGACGAAAAACGAACAAGGCTTCTGGGTATTCAAGCGGAGCGATCTGAAACCCATGTCTGCAAAGAAGAGCAAGAGGGGAAAGGTGTGA
- a CDS encoding helix-turn-helix domain-containing protein produces MSKYTDEQKVAVAVDYCSGSAGMRAVALRHGVDFTSLRQWVAGYREHGAAGVQTKPRQRYSAEFKLAVVLRKRAERLSDRQAAALFNVRRFNIIRDWERAYDAGGVGALEPYITERRKKAMKKPLVLPERAQESDVARSKEDLIAELNQLRMENAYLKKLDGTFNGSLQHLPINIE; encoded by the coding sequence ATGAGCAAATATACAGACGAGCAGAAGGTGGCCGTAGCGGTCGATTACTGTTCAGGGTCAGCCGGGATGAGAGCCGTTGCGCTGCGTCACGGCGTGGATTTCACATCGCTGCGGCAATGGGTGGCAGGCTACCGCGAACATGGTGCCGCAGGAGTACAAACCAAGCCGCGACAGCGATACAGTGCTGAATTCAAGCTAGCGGTGGTGTTGCGGAAGCGCGCGGAGCGACTGTCAGATCGCCAAGCTGCGGCGTTGTTTAATGTTCGACGGTTTAATATCATTCGTGACTGGGAGCGCGCCTACGACGCAGGGGGCGTCGGCGCGTTGGAGCCATATATCACCGAAAGACGCAAGAAAGCGATGAAAAAACCGTTGGTGCTGCCTGAACGTGCGCAGGAGTCGGATGTAGCTCGTTCAAAAGAAGACTTGATAGCCGAATTGAATCAGCTTCGGATGGAGAATGCATATCTAAAAAAATTGGATGGCACGTTCAACGGGTCGTTGCAACACCTTCCTATTAATATCGAATAA